A segment of the Paraburkholderia fungorum genome:
GTGTATCCGGCCGGGAAGTCCGCGACGGCCTGATCGCCGAGCAGCACATAGGCGAGGCCGCGAAACAGCGCGAGCGTACCGATCGTGACGGCAAGCGAAGGCAGATTCAGCTTGACGATCACGAGGCCGTTGAGCAGCCCTGCCAGCGCGCCCGCCATCACGACCAGCACGATCACGACCGGCATCGGCAAGCCCATGTGCCAGAGCACGCCCATCAACGCACTCGATGCCCCCAGTACCGACGCCACCGAAAGATCGATTTCAGCGGCGACGATGATCAAGGTCATCGGCAACGCCATCAGCGCGATTTCGGTCAGATCGGCCAATACGTTGCTCAGATTCGCGCCCGTCAGAAATACCGGCGACAGCACGCGTCCAAGTACGAGCGACAACACCAGCACGATGACAAGCAGCACTTCCCATTGCAACGGTGTTTCGCGTTTGCGCGTCAGCAGCGCGGAATCGGGTTTAGCCATGATCGCGTTTCCTCATCATGCGTTTGGCGACGGAGCGGGCCAGCAGGGTATCGGCGGTGATCGCGGCGACGATCAGCGCACCCTGAATGGCCTGCTCCCAGAAAGGCGATACGTGCAGCACGACCAGCGCAATGCTGATTACGCCGAGCACCAGCGCGCCGAGCGTCGCACCCAGAATCGTGCCCACGCCCCCCGTAATCGCGACACTGCCGACCACGGCCGCGGCGACCACCTGCAATTCGATGCCCTTGGCGGTGCTCGCGTCGACGGTGCCGAAACGGGCGAGCCACAACGCGCCCGCGAACCCGGCAATCGCGCCGGACAGCAAAAAACCCGACATCACGCGACGCTCGACGTTCACACCGGCAAGACGCGCAGCCTCGGGATTCGAGCCGATCGCGTAGTGTTCGCGACCCGCGCGGAACTGCTTCAGATAGAAGGCCAGGCCGAGCAGAACGACGATGGCGATCAGCGCGAGATTCGGAATACCGAGCAACGTGCCGGTGGCGAGATGTGAATACGCGTCGGGCAGACTGGTCGCGTTGATCTGGCCGCCGTGAACCCACGCGTAATCCGCGCCACGGAAGATGTAGAGCGTGGAGAGCGTCGCGACCAGCGACGGCACGCGCCCCACCGCAACCAGCACCGCGTTGATGCCGCCCGCGACGAGACCGATCGCGAGTCCGGCCAGCAGCGCGACGAGCACCGGCATATGCGGGAACGCAACGTACAGACTGCCGACCGCGTACGCGCTGATACCGACCGTCGAACCCACCGACAGATCGATGTGCCGCATCAGGATCACGACCGTCATGCCTGCCGTCAGCAAGCTGATGATCGACACATTGAGCAATACGTCACGCAGATTCTGCAGATTCAGGAACTGCGGCTTCGCGAGCCCGGTGCCGACGATCAGCAGAATCAGCACGACGAACAGCGTCGTCTCGCGGCTTTTCGCGAGACCGGCGACGAAGCCGCCCGGCGTGCTGGCGGTGTGCTTGGGCAGCGGCGGCTGCACCGGTGCGGGATGAGTTGAAGAATGGCGCATCATGCGGCGTGTCCCAACGGTGGAAGCGGTTGACCGAGCGCGGCGCCCATGATGCGCTCCTCGTCGGCTTCGGCGCGCGCTATATCCGCGCTGATACGGCCTTCGTGCATCACCAGCACACGGTCGGCCATGCCGAGGACTTCCGGCAATTCGCTCGAGATCATCAGCACGGCCATGCCTTCGCGCACCAGTTCGGCGAGCGCGCTATAGACCTCGGCCTTGGCGCCCACGTCGATACCGCGCGTGGGTTCGTCGATGATCAGCACCTTCGGCCCGGTGGCGAGCCATTTGCCGAGCACCACTTTCTGCTGGTTGCCGCCCGACAGCGTGCCGACCGGCGCATTCGGATCGCCCGCTTTCAGCCGCAGACGCGTGCCCCACTGATTCGCGAGTTGCGTCTCGCTGCGCGTGGAAATGAGGCCGTGCCTGACCAGCCGTCCGAGCACGGTCATCGACGCATTGCGCGCGATGCTCAACTCCAGCGCCAGCCCTTGTTGACGCCGGTCTTCCGGCACCAGCGCGAGACCCGCACGCACTGCGGCGGCGGGTCGTCCAGTCGTCATCTTTGCGCCGGCTAGCCACACTTCGCCCGAGTCGAGCGGATCGATGCCGAATATCGCCCGTGCGACTTCGCTACGCCCTGCGCCGACCAGACCCGCCAGCGCGACGATTTCTCCCGCGCGCACGTCGAAGGAAATATCTTTGAATACGCCGATCCGCGTCAGATTCCGCACGGACAGACGCACTTCGCCAGGCGGCCGGTCAGCTTTCGGATAGAACGTTTCCAGATCGCGTCCGACCATTTTCGCGACGATCGATTCGGTCGTGAGATCGACGGTGAGTCCGTCGAAAACCTTGGCCCCGTCGCGCATGATCGTCACGCGTTGTGTCAGTGCGAATACTTCGTCGAGCCGGTGCGTGATGAACAGAATCGCGACATCGCGCTCCCGCAGTTTGCGCACGATGGCGAACAGCCGCTCGACCTCGGGTAGAGAAAGAGCCGCCGTTGGTTCGTCCATGATCAGCACGTTCGCGTTCAGCGACAACGCCTTCGCAATTTCGATCACCTGCTGATCGGCGATCGACAACCCGCGCACCAGTTGATCCGCGCGCAGATCGACGCCGAGCGACGCGAGCAGGCCATCCACCTCGCGGCGCATCGCATCGTATTGAATCCGGCCGATCCGGTCGACCGGCTGGCGTCCCATGAAGATGTTCTCGGCAATCGACAGATCGAAGAACAGCGTTGGTTCCTGATAGATCACCGCGAGACCCGCATCGCGTGCTTCGGCGGGTGTCGCGAAACGGCGTGCCGTGCCGTTCACCAGCAATTCGCCGCCGTCCGGTTGATGCACGCCCGCGAGAATCTTCACGAGTGTCGACTTGCCCGCGCCGTTCTCGCCGAGCAATGCGTGAACTTCGCCAGGCCACAGCGCGAGGTCGCCGTCCGATAAAGCACGCACGCGGCCGAATGATTTACTCGCATGCCGTAGTTCGAGCCGTGGCACTGCGGATGTTGTCTGCTGCACTGCCTGTCTCCTTCTTTATTCGCGATTCTGATTACTACCTGCTACCCGCGAGTTGGTCGCCCGTCAGATCCGGTAGTAACGCTCCGCATTGCGGCGAAACAGCGCCTCTTTTTCACTCGTGCTCGCACCGTCGACGATCGCCGCATACGCGTGCCACACATCCGTGTACGAGCCGAACAGACGATCGACCGGAAAGTTCGACGCGAACATCGCGCGCCCGACGCCGAACGTATCGATCGTTTCGAGCACATAAGGCCGCAGACTTTCCACCGTCCATCGATGATCGAACATCGCAAGCCCGCTGATTTTCACGACCACGTTTTCGCAGCCTGCCAGCAGGCGCAACCCGTCACGCCAGGCGCGATAACCGGCGACGCTATTGCGATCCACGAACATGCCCGCGTGGTTGACGATCAGCAGCGTGTCGGGATGCGCGCGCGCCAACGCGGTCGCCTCTTCCATTTGCGACGGATACAGTTGCAGATCGAACGACATGTCATGACGACGCAGCAACGCGAAGTGCTCACGCCATTGCGGCTCGCGCATGAAATGACGGCCGACGTAATCGAACAGCTTGTCGTCGTGCACATTCAGAATCTGGCGGATGCCGCGCGTATTTGCGAACGACGCGTGCGCTTCGAGCAACGCAGGCGCATTCGGCGACGACAGATCCACACCGGCCACGATCGCGTTCGGCATGCCGCGCGATTCGCTGCGATCCGCGATGGACTGCAGCCAGCGCGTTTCTCCAACCGGATCGGCGGGATCGTAATTCGCTTCGACGTGCACCAGTTTCAGCACCTCGATATCGCCGGCTTCGCGCAGCAGATCGTCGAGCAGGTAGTCATGCTTCAGCTCGCGCGCGTCGCCGACGAACGACACGCCCGGATTTTCGAGCCACGGATAACGATGCGTCTTCAGATCCCACAGATGGATATGTGAATCGACAACCTGCATGCAACACTCTCCGTCCAGTGAAAGTCACTTCGAAGTCAATCAACTCGA
Coding sequences within it:
- a CDS encoding amidohydrolase family protein, with product MQVVDSHIHLWDLKTHRYPWLENPGVSFVGDARELKHDYLLDDLLREAGDIEVLKLVHVEANYDPADPVGETRWLQSIADRSESRGMPNAIVAGVDLSSPNAPALLEAHASFANTRGIRQILNVHDDKLFDYVGRHFMREPQWREHFALLRRHDMSFDLQLYPSQMEEATALARAHPDTLLIVNHAGMFVDRNSVAGYRAWRDGLRLLAGCENVVVKISGLAMFDHRWTVESLRPYVLETIDTFGVGRAMFASNFPVDRLFGSYTDVWHAYAAIVDGASTSEKEALFRRNAERYYRI
- a CDS encoding sugar ABC transporter ATP-binding protein, with translation MQQTTSAVPRLELRHASKSFGRVRALSDGDLALWPGEVHALLGENGAGKSTLVKILAGVHQPDGGELLVNGTARRFATPAEARDAGLAVIYQEPTLFFDLSIAENIFMGRQPVDRIGRIQYDAMRREVDGLLASLGVDLRADQLVRGLSIADQQVIEIAKALSLNANVLIMDEPTAALSLPEVERLFAIVRKLRERDVAILFITHRLDEVFALTQRVTIMRDGAKVFDGLTVDLTTESIVAKMVGRDLETFYPKADRPPGEVRLSVRNLTRIGVFKDISFDVRAGEIVALAGLVGAGRSEVARAIFGIDPLDSGEVWLAGAKMTTGRPAAAVRAGLALVPEDRRQQGLALELSIARNASMTVLGRLVRHGLISTRSETQLANQWGTRLRLKAGDPNAPVGTLSGGNQQKVVLGKWLATGPKVLIIDEPTRGIDVGAKAEVYSALAELVREGMAVLMISSELPEVLGMADRVLVMHEGRISADIARAEADEERIMGAALGQPLPPLGHAA
- a CDS encoding ABC transporter permease, whose amino-acid sequence is MMRHSSTHPAPVQPPLPKHTASTPGGFVAGLAKSRETTLFVVLILLIVGTGLAKPQFLNLQNLRDVLLNVSIISLLTAGMTVVILMRHIDLSVGSTVGISAYAVGSLYVAFPHMPVLVALLAGLAIGLVAGGINAVLVAVGRVPSLVATLSTLYIFRGADYAWVHGGQINATSLPDAYSHLATGTLLGIPNLALIAIVVLLGLAFYLKQFRAGREHYAIGSNPEAARLAGVNVERRVMSGFLLSGAIAGFAGALWLARFGTVDASTAKGIELQVVAAAVVGSVAITGGVGTILGATLGALVLGVISIALVVLHVSPFWEQAIQGALIVAAITADTLLARSVAKRMMRKRDHG